The sequence ATTGTCCCTGTATGCTGTTTTCGTACCTGTATGATATCAAGTAGCAAATCTGTTCCTTTTTCCTGAAAATCCAAATTTCAATctctattatttttcattggGAAACCATAAAAACTCTATGAGCTTTCCTTGTTGAACCGCCCGCTGATTATCAGCCTCCATAGCTGAACATCatcctttcatttcttttttcctctacTAGAAAAATCTCACAAATTCTTTACATTTCAATCACTTCCTAAAAAATGTCAATCTTTGCAGCTCCCGTCGTAATTCTTGTCAACTTGCCAAACACCGGAGtcattattaagaattaaaatgtacaataaattttcattgttAGGTTAATGAgtgaaaaaagataaaactttaaagtagagaattttataaaatctcaTAACTTAGTTAATAATATTGGGGACttagtaattaaattcaaaaataaaatttaggaaatcagaaaaaagaaaaagaaaaattagaactTCTGAAGtgttttttcaaatgaaaataagaaaatagataCAATAAAAAGCTTGtccataataattttaattctttctcggaaaaggaaaaaataaacaaagaagCGAAGAGTGAGGGAAAAGGCCGCAGCTGTCTCCGACGCGGTTTCTCGTCTCTTTAAAAAAAGTAACTCTACGAAAATGCCCTTCAACTTCGTCACTAATTGCAAGACCTATTCCTCTCCTTATTTATTGGACAATAGTGCCCAACAACTCCAGCTAAATTTACATactcaaaactcaaaaaacCATTCTACCATTACTATTACTTGCATGCACCCACTGGTTTGGTTTGGTCAACTATTTGGTAAGGGCAGGTCAGTATCCAATCTTATAAACCAAGattgcatatataaaaattcttatataattatttgattcactaacattattatttattgattaaagTTTCCTAAACCATAgtcaatatataaatacatttcATGATAATACATATGTCATTCATTGGTTGATTCTAATTTCCATCCGAGGTTTGGACCACATCATCAGTAGCTACtgatcataaaaaaatataaatttcctTATGGTGTGCTATTAATTAGTAACCTCAGTTGGGAAAACTTGCtctaaaatcctaaattacTATACTATTCATATGTATCGATGATGTAATTATCATGAAATTAATCATGGTAGAAATTATGAATttgtctaatttttaataattgtatcttaaattcatttttttaaaataaaattaccaaaCACCAAGAAAATTCTAAACTATTCGAACAATGGAAGAAAAACAACCATATTAGAGCAAACACAAAACTATTCATATACACATTCATATTCGGAGAATCAGAATTCTTATTCATTGATGTGTTTGGTCATATCTATCTATAAAGTTGATAACTTTAATTTGCATGGAATCTGTTGTaatagatattatatatatatacccatGTCCTCGTCCTCTTAGTTGTCACCtcataacaaaataaaataataataataaaaaaagcaacagcttaattataatatataggTGTTCCCATTTACTTTCATTTTGAATCCTCTTTAGATAACTTAGAATCCCTAATCATTAATAACCAAACAAGAGAAAccatctaaaaaaaataactacaaATTGCAATCATCACCTAatgtgtttatatttatagatataattataagaaaaaaaaaagggaaaataaaACCTATGCACAGTGGCATTGTCATAATATTACAACATTATGAAGGGCATTTTCGTACACAAATACAAATTCAAAAACAACACAGGGACAGGCAGCCTAATAAGACCATTATAATTATCcgtcctctctctctctctttacGTGTATAAATAGAAAGTTAGAAAGGGAAACcgagaaaatatttgatcaaAGAGACgttcagaaaaagaaagaagggaaAGAGATGATAACAAGAAACATGAAGAAAATGGATTATTATTCTCTCgtctttcatttatttatattgtcaAGCCTCAGTTCTTATATCGCAAACGCAGCAGCGTTCAATCTCTCTACCATCTCTTTCGACGAGGGGTACACCCCTCTCTTTGGAGATGGCAATCTTGTTCGCTCCCCTAACGGAAGAAGTGTTCGCTTGCTTCTCGACCGCTTCACTGGTATCCATCTCATTACTATTATATTCTctgaatatataattatcaCTTTTATATATGGAATATAATGAAAGAGCGTCCGTTCTTATCTGGATATGATCAGGTTCGGGCTTTATTTCGTCGAAAATGTACGAGTATGGATTCTTTAGCGCTAACATCAAGTTACCCGGAGATTATACAGCCGGGCTGTGTGTTGCCTTCTATGTAAGTCattgatctttatttttatatatggtgtttttattcaattttttcatttctatatATAGCACAGTAGCTAATATCTACATGTTTTTATGTATGAAATTTTGTATTCAATAAGAAGGTGAAAAGTTCAAAACGTAAAACCCAGTATTCCTTTTCGTTATGATCTTTGAATTCTTTAACGGatgccttttgtttttttaggtttaattGAATAACTGTCTTTGTTTTTTTGTGCTTTCGGTTTAGTTTGTTTCTCAtgatttttcttctcttttttttcttttaaaaaaaaaaaggaaaatggaaTCAACCCTAATTCATGTCCTTTTTTTTAGTAAGATGCTTAATTTTCCTTAGTGgaaaactaattatatttacttGCCTTCATAAATTTTTTCCTATAAAGTCCTATCTTCTATGTGGCTGAACTGTGTAAATACAACTAGTATAAAGAGcgacatttatttttattctttgggAAAAAAATATGGAAAAGGAGAATAAAAGAATCGCTGTGAATGATTGTGTAGTTGCTATGTTGTGGATGCAGACATCAAACCAAGAGGCGTTCGAGAAGACCCATGATGAATTAGACTTTGAGTTCTTAGGAAACATTGAAGGGAAGCCATGGAGGTTTCAGACAAACTTGTATGGTAATGGAAGCACAAACCGTGGCAGAGAAGAAAGATATAGATTATGGTTTGATCCCTCTAAAGAGTTTCATAGGTACAGCATCCTTTGGACCGAAAGGAATATCATGTGAGTTGTTTTTCCAAACTCTATCTTCttgtatacatatatattgtTCTTCttgaaaaaaacaaaaaacttgTCCTTTAACGGTTCAGCTAAACTGTTGCACTGTGAGTATATAGAGTTTAACCGAGGAATAACACCATCCCACCTATTTTggagattttttattttaatataaaaaagaagaacttTTTTGCTATAAAGATAGAAATACCTTAAGTTTTGTATCTCAGTTGGTCAATGATAATGTTTAATAACAACTGTAGTAGCCAAGAAAAGTCTTTTACAGAAAATTAGGAAACAATTGAAAGACATTTTTGAGAAAACATAGGAAGTAGAGAAGAAATGTAGAAAACAGAAAGTAACAGAAAACTAATTCCATAACTAAATAGGATCTGAATCACTCTTGACCTTGTGTATGTAACCAAATAGTGCTTTTTCTGTTATCTTCTTTTGGTAGTCCAAAAAAGCTGTTTCCTTTTTATCTTCGGTTAGAAATTTCATGGTATTCCCTAATGATGATGTAATTGATGAGGATGTTTGACCTAACAAGAGGACACAGAAATGAAggggagaaaaaaagaaagaaaaaaggttggGGAGTTGCGTGTGGGATGTTTATAGAACTAGTGGTGGCCAAGCGTTAATTTGGCAGATCCAAATACTAATTAAGACTGCTTTTGAGGCCACATTGGTTTTTTAAGACGATGCCAATTCAGCCGCCCTTACTTCATGTTTCTTCATTTTGTCCATTCTTGTATATACAGGAGGAGTTCTTTGTTTTCTCCACAAAAACATTCCTAACCTTGTCCCTGTTGTATTAGTGGAAGTCTGAAATTGAGATTTTTGGACCTAAATCAGAATCGAAGTCGTTAGCGTACCCTAGTTACTTCTCATATTTTGCAAGTGTTTATGAAGTGAATTTGATCTAAtgtctttttaaaaaatttcagattttttaTTGACGACGTTCCTATTCGAGAGGTGGTGCGCAATGATGAAATGGGCAGTGAATACCCATCAAAGCCTATGTCCTTATATGCCACGATTTGGGACGCCTCAAATTGGGCAACCTCGGGTGGTAAATACAAGGTTAATTATAAGTACGCACCATTTGTGTCCGAATATAAAGATCTTGTTCTTGAAGGTTGCCCCATCGATCCCATCCAGCAAATTCCATTGACTTCCAGCTGCTACGAGAGCAATGCTAGACTGCTGGCCGCCGACTACGCCACCATCACGCGCAAACAGCGTCAGGCTATGCGTAGATTTCGCCAGCGTTTTATGTATTATTCGTATTGCTATGACACGTTAAGGTATCCTTTGCCTCCGCCGGAATGTGTAATTGATCCAGCTGAGAAGCAACGCTACAAGGACACTGGAAGATTGAAATTTGGTGGCAGCCATCAAAGTCGCAAACGCCGCTCGAGGCGGAGGAGCCAAGTTCATGTTGTTTCCAACAGAGATGATCTTACCATGTGATTACTTTTCTTTGGCACGCCTGTAAATTATAATATGgtgatttttgtttgtttgtttgtttgttttattaaatctttgttcatatttagaaatttgtgGATTCAATAATTGACTAGATTTCATGATTAGTCTTATTCGTGTGtgtattttgttttctcttaccgtataatttacttattttgtattctttttgctgagaacttgattctttttatactcaactttttataatcatatataCATGAAGTGATCACCTGCAATTTTTCTtccaaaatcatcatcatTCATAACAAcgatagagaaaagaaataaaaaataagaaaagaacaagaattctaccatataaattattttttctttgtgtgtttgatttattttttaaacagttatattaaaatgtttaataAACACTGAAAAATCAACAATTAATAGTcgtttttaattgatttagttCTAATGAACTGTTTTTCTATCAGTTTTAGAATtcataattgatttaaattttttatttatttcaacaataatattcttattaaaatttattttataataatttattaagttcatatcatatataattaatttttataatttataataaataatcattattttaaagttttacttaatagttaaataattataatttaaaatttatattaattaatttaagtttaaacttttatttttaaagtgactttgtaaatatttttaataataaatataattgagttaaataaaattaactataatatttattatttattgatttatatcattaaaaatagtacaataaaaataaattatatcattaatgatcatttaatatgttaatagtaataattaataaaattttatcaaatgatTAGATTATCAGCTACTAGCTATCAATCATTAGTTATCAGCTGCATTAATTAGATGAATCAAAAAAGGGTCTAAAgctaaatctatatatatattaaattacgaggcttaaaattattttaccgtgcatgcttaatttttgacatatagaaTTATTGTCTTGATATGTGTATTTACTTTTAACACGTGGAATTCAACTTTacgtgtaattttatagtttttttcttttaatttattgattaatatctaattaaatgctcattctaattttaataaataaatatattaataataaattaattttctaattagataacaattagttttctaattataatattattgtaaaaatagcatattaattacattttaatatcatattaactaataaattaatttttttaattagataacgattttaattatagaaaataatatttttaaatatttaatttattaataaattaatttttaattatataataatttttaatttttgaaaatagtaatattaattatattgatagtattaatttatataatattagaattaataaataaatatcttaaaaataacttttatattattacattaataaaaattttaaaaaataaaaatatttaaaaatagttagtttgttttatttttaaactattataaattaatgttaaatattaaaaaatttattatatatgatatcaatgccatgtaaaaaaaaataattttaaataattttaagtaaaataGATATGCAATGCCATGAACATAAGGATAATAGGTTcaaagctttttttttttttttttcctggtCTACATGTCTAGAATTAGACAAATTACTGaaatttattcttctttttgtcaAGGGAGTTTGATTTCCTAATTCAAACTAGAACATATCTAAAAATGACCGagattgaaaaaataaaaagatgttaacatcaaattacaaattgaaattattttattattataacacAATATTAGtgctttaataataattaattatttaaactaataaaatatatattaattattcaatttgatatataaatatatatatatatttaacatttaaattcaattgaatACAGGTAACACTCGTTTTCACTTATATGTTGTCTCTATCATCAACAACATTTGATCTTATCTTGGACGATATCGACCTTACCTAAATTGATATTACAAGTACTATGATGTtgatatatttgaaatttcttatgtctaaaaatattgattaattaacaTTGATGCTCCACAATCCTACCCCCGATTATCACTGTTCCAAACGCTACCTAATATAATTATCCAACTTGGAATTAGTAAATGTCAATGTTTCCTTTTATGAGTTTGTTTACATTGCAAAAGAAATGTTAATGCCGGCATTGACATTTTCACCTGAACCACCTTAATCAACagcccaaaaaaaaaaaaaaaaaaacgtttctttctttttttaatatgtcaaCAGAACTTGTCCTTTTCACtaaataatcaatcaattttcAAGCAGTCAGTGTCTGTCTGATAAAAATACTGAACTGGCCGGATAGACCTAGTCCAGGCAAGTCCAATGTGTTTTTGGATTCTTCCTCTAAAGATTATAGAAGTGGGCaatttctctttctctgtAGATAGATGCATTCTGTATAGCCATATACATTTCTCGACTAATTTTGTAGATACAATATTGCGGACTTAATTACAATTGCTGAATATGTTTCTagaatatattgattttttctttattaagaaaaagaatctaTCCTCGCAAGGTGCTAAAACAGAGAGCTTGAATCATAACAACTGGAATAACCCTCCAATTTGATTGTCTCCTGATGGAGGATCAATGGCGACCCACAACAAAGAAATGGAGATTGAAATTAGACCAGACCAAACGAATACGATCGTGGGTGTCTTTCCTCTTCTTCCCATTAGCCCTTTTGCAAATGGGTAAAGATGAGCCAACACCCAAAAGCTAAAGAACACACCTCCTACCAGATTACTCCATTGAGGTGTATTACTGTATATGGTTCTGCAAATCCCAACTGCTATTGCAATCAAGTTGACCATTATGATTGTGCAGGGTGGTATCATCAGCGACGTCCATTTGACGATGTATAGATCAGCAAATTCATCGTCACCATCATCGCCAGCTGATTTTGATGTCAGCGTGAATGAAATATCAATCCCTGCAATCACTTTCAGTAGCCCCTGGAGCACAGCAGCAAGATGGGCGCTTGTGCCTCCAATCAACCAGAATTGCTCATTTCTCCACCAATCTTCTACTGCTATGCCAGCCCACTTGATCTCAAGTATGGCAAGAATACAAAGTGTCGAGGTGATCATCAACAGGTATACCAGGAAGTTTACACTCAGAGAATCAACTATAAACTGGTTAGAGAAGAGCGAAAGTGCAGGGAGGAAGCAGTAAACAATCAGAAAGATGGAAGTGAAAGGGTAAATTCCAACATTGAGGTAAGCAATCCTTTGCAGCAGCTTCAACCTGTGGCCACCGAGAAGGGCATTGTTTCGAGAAAAGAATATCTCCACAGAGCCAGTTGCCCACCGGAGAACCTGATGAAGTCTATCAGTGAGATTAATTGGGGCAGTCCCCCGAAATGCATCCTTATTAGTCATACAATAAATGGATTTCCATCCTCGCTGATGCATTTTATAACCAGTGACTACATCTTCAGTCACTGATCCATATACCCATCCGACATGTTGGCCCCATTCTGTCTTATCTTCATACCAGCACGAGATGATATTCACAGCTTCGGCAATTGAGGATGGATCCAGAGGCTTCCTAGGAATGCAGAGAGCACCAGGAGGCCGTCCATTTTTCGCAGTTGGACCTTCAGCAAGGGGCAAACCGTCAAATGCTGCCTTTGCTATGGTGCTAACAAACTCACTCGAGTTTCCAAACTTTTTGGGAATAAGAGCAAAATTTATTTCCTCGTCGTCTTTGTTCTTTCCAGGGACAGACACAGTAACAATCTTCTTGCGACGGACAAAACAGCAGCTACAATAACTGCTCTGTTCTTCAAAATGAGAAGGATCAAAACCATAAACAGCAATACGGCGAAAAAGGCATCCTGTTCCAACATATACTGGACCCTGAATCCCGTCAAGAGCTCGCATGTTGACATCAAAGAAGACAATATTGTGATTAGCATATCGATCAGACGGATCAATTCCTTCAAACCTCTGTGGAAATTGAACATAACAAATGTTGTCTCCACCGCGGTCCATCATGTAGCACATACCTTCTCTTAATGCCTGTGAATTGTAGATATAATGATCACAGTCAAGGTTTAGAATGAAAGGGCCATTGGACATAACAGCTGAAGCTCGAACCAACGCATTCATGGCCCCAGCCTTTTTGTTGTGATCATAACCAGGTCGCTTTTCACGAGTAATGTAAACCAGCATAGGAAGCCTAATATCAACTTCACTTAGGTCCATGGATTGGCCATCATGGACAGTGCCATTTAGTGGTTCATCACGAGGAGGCAGCAACATTACCTGCAATTGATGGTTGGGGTTATCATTTAACATACCCAAGATTGCTCCGTTTTTACTGTAGAATTCGACCTTGTTAGTAATCAAAACTTTATTGTTAACTTAATGCCAAAAATTTCTCCaccaagaaaaaagaaacaatagaattaaattttcatattagGGTCTCCTACCTGTATGATACTGGCGTGATCGCCCCTACTGTGCTCAGGTGCTGGAACTGTCCAGGTGCCTGGCCAGTGGGTTCCATCAGACATCCAAGTGGCTTTTACAATATTCAACTTTCCCATTGGTTCGTCTTCACTTTCCTCTTTCCACTTCTTCATGGCCTTGACTTCTGCCTGAATATTGTAGGCATCAGAACGTCGGCGGATTGAATCAGAAAGCCCGTTGATTCGTACTTTGAACTCATCATATTCGCGTTTTACACGTCTACGATCTCGGACAAAGTCCGGGCGCACCTTGTTCTTATAAGGGTCTTTTTTCAAACTAAAATAAGATTCTGGATTTCTGGGTTCAATTTGATGTTTCCGGCAAAATGGTACCCACAAGCTAGCGAAACTAGCAGCCTCTGCCATGGCCTCAAAAGTTAAAAGAGCACCTCCATCATCAGAGACATAACATGATAGTTTCTCAACTGGGTAGTCAGCGGCAAGAATAGACAGAATAGTATTTGCAGTGACAAGAGGTGGTTCTTTCTCTGGATCAGCTGTGGAAACAAAGATATCTATTCCAGGAAGATCAGATATTCCAGTAGGATTACTTGGTGTAGG comes from Ricinus communis isolate WT05 ecotype wild-type chromosome 5, ASM1957865v1, whole genome shotgun sequence and encodes:
- the LOC8278519 gene encoding cellulose synthase-like protein D3: MAHNSYKDRKAPRIHEISNYAGDLHSDIGSVEFTTYTVHIPPTPDNQPMEISIASPSSQNTIDRTCMSNSMFTGGHNRAIRAHSKGKMIESQTSHSQMAATDGSFYEVPASDADGSGSGVDLYPCECEHEAWRDYDRDEEGVCPGCQKPYSRHDMPSLDRRLTWVKSNNAFAKGQSADDFASQFLFESTKNYGYGNAIWPSDSTRGNDEEISDNLKVFSEKNRKPLTQRVNISAAIIAPYRILIFVRMIVLGLFLYWRVTNPNEEAIWLWGMSVVCEIWFAFSWLLDQLPKLCPINRAADVAVLKETFETPTPSNPTGISDLPGIDIFVSTADPEKEPPLVTANTILSILAADYPVEKLSCYVSDDGGALLTFEAMAEAASFASLWVPFCRKHQIEPRNPESYFSLKKDPYKNKVRPDFVRDRRRVKREYDEFKVRINGLSDSIRRRSDAYNIQAEVKAMKKWKEESEDEPMGKLNIVKATWMSDGTHWPGTWTVPAPEHSRGDHASIIQVMLLPPRDEPLNGTVHDGQSMDLSEVDIRLPMLVYITREKRPGYDHNKKAGAMNALVRASAVMSNGPFILNLDCDHYIYNSQALREGMCYMMDRGGDNICYVQFPQRFEGIDPSDRYANHNIVFFDVNMRALDGIQGPVYVGTGCLFRRIAVYGFDPSHFEEQSSYCSCCFVRRKKIVTVSVPGKNKDDEEINFALIPKKFGNSSEFVSTIAKAAFDGLPLAEGPTAKNGRPPGALCIPRKPLDPSSIAEAVNIISCWYEDKTEWGQHVGWVYGSVTEDVVTGYKMHQRGWKSIYCMTNKDAFRGTAPINLTDRLHQVLRWATGSVEIFFSRNNALLGGHRLKLLQRIAYLNVGIYPFTSIFLIVYCFLPALSLFSNQFIVDSLSVNFLVYLLMITSTLCILAILEIKWAGIAVEDWWRNEQFWLIGGTSAHLAAVLQGLLKVIAGIDISFTLTSKSAGDDGDDEFADLYIVKWTSLMIPPCTIIMVNLIAIAVGICRTIYSNTPQWSNLVGGVFFSFWVLAHLYPFAKGLMGRRGKTPTIVFVWSGLISISISLLWVAIDPPSGDNQIGGLFQLL
- the LOC8278518 gene encoding probable xyloglucan endotransglucosylase/hydrolase protein 30 — encoded protein: MITRNMKKMDYYSLVFHLFILSSLSSYIANAAAFNLSTISFDEGYTPLFGDGNLVRSPNGRSVRLLLDRFTGSGFISSKMYEYGFFSANIKLPGDYTAGLCVAFYTSNQEAFEKTHDELDFEFLGNIEGKPWRFQTNLYGNGSTNRGREERYRLWFDPSKEFHRYSILWTERNIIFFIDDVPIREVVRNDEMGSEYPSKPMSLYATIWDASNWATSGGKYKVNYKYAPFVSEYKDLVLEGCPIDPIQQIPLTSSCYESNARLLAADYATITRKQRQAMRRFRQRFMYYSYCYDTLRYPLPPPECVIDPAEKQRYKDTGRLKFGGSHQSRKRRSRRRSQVHVVSNRDDLTM